A window of Sulfurimonas gotlandica GD1 contains these coding sequences:
- a CDS encoding helix-turn-helix domain-containing protein encodes MIYDIFSPSRELESIVKQYVIVNSLEGVESLLFLPNGCNFIVFNRGIEGYTKIYKEDNKFSIPKNYSVSVKTNKVEKFVCCNENFSKDITFPVILAELTPIGYYKLFNKEASGLNSSYEELEPDTIETYFKNLYSHNSIKEELEYLNTSLKSIYDSQDSPHLTLYDVIDKIVNSYRFEVTVESLTKEFGCSRSTMERQFKKVVGLTPKNFIFVSKFCRTVLAYIEDECTFKELEYLYSDNSHMNSVFKKFLGVSPSVILNEVANKKIQIYQMQKLKEVG; translated from the coding sequence ATGATTTATGATATTTTTTCTCCATCACGAGAACTAGAAAGTATAGTTAAGCAATACGTTATTGTAAATTCACTAGAGGGAGTAGAGAGTCTGCTCTTTCTTCCAAACGGATGTAACTTTATAGTTTTTAACAGGGGAATAGAGGGATATACAAAAATATATAAAGAAGATAATAAGTTTTCAATCCCTAAAAATTATTCAGTAAGTGTGAAAACTAATAAGGTTGAAAAATTCGTTTGTTGTAATGAGAATTTTTCAAAAGATATCACATTCCCAGTGATATTGGCAGAACTGACACCTATTGGTTACTATAAACTGTTCAATAAAGAGGCTTCTGGATTGAACAGTAGTTATGAAGAGTTAGAACCTGATACTATAGAGACATATTTTAAAAATCTATATTCTCATAATAGTATTAAAGAAGAGCTTGAGTATTTAAACACTTCTTTGAAGTCTATATATGATTCTCAGGATAGTCCGCATCTAACCCTTTATGATGTAATCGACAAAATAGTAAACTCATATCGTTTTGAAGTAACTGTAGAGAGTCTTACAAAAGAGTTTGGATGTAGTAGAAGTACTATGGAGAGACAATTTAAAAAAGTTGTCGGTTTAACTCCAAAGAATTTTATTTTTGTTTCCAAGTTCTGTAGAACAGTTTTGGCATACATAGAAGATGAGTGTACTTTTAAAGAATTAGAGTATCTTTATAGTGATAACTCTCATATGAACTCAGTATTTAAGAAGTTTTTAGGGGTAAGTCCAAGTGTTATACTAAATGAAGTTGCAAATAAAAAGATACAGATATATCAGATGCAAAAGCTTAAGGAAGTAGGCTGA
- a CDS encoding HP0495 family protein gives MEILNDRTEKLELTYPCSWAYKLIAGEKEALEKAIHDVILEREHKLTHSNNSKAGKYVSMNLDLLVHNEDDRNFIYEALKAHQNIKMVL, from the coding sequence GTGGAGATTTTAAACGATAGAACGGAGAAACTTGAACTTACTTACCCATGCTCTTGGGCATATAAACTTATTGCCGGTGAGAAAGAAGCACTAGAGAAAGCTATCCATGATGTTATTCTTGAGAGAGAGCACAAGCTGACTCACTCTAATAACTCTAAAGCTGGAAAGTATGTAAGCATGAACCTCGATCTTCTTGTCCATAATGAAGATGACAGAAACTTTATATATGAAGCCCTAAAGGCTCATCAAAATATCAAAATGGTACTTTAA
- a CDS encoding GGDEF domain-containing protein, translating to MISYDEKKHLVYKAIFIVASALIVLSIVRILVLHHDAQDIALIYDLIFKEMFFSISSAVFIIFILYLSIKKELYQVNNKAVTYAFKDALTGLNNRHYLNNFLENFTSLRKEDTDFAVVFIDIDRFKLINDSLGHSTGDCILKSLALSLQSLIRPGDTLCRYGGEEFVIIFTEIYKQDVLRKVEQIRESIERRTFECKEQKITISAGISFGLRDDDINEVMEHSDKALYMAKDAGRNCVKVFNLTQ from the coding sequence ATGATAAGCTATGATGAGAAAAAACACTTAGTGTATAAAGCCATCTTTATAGTAGCTTCTGCTCTTATAGTATTATCTATTGTAAGAATTTTAGTGCTACATCACGATGCTCAAGATATTGCTCTAATATATGATCTCATTTTCAAAGAGATGTTTTTCTCAATTTCCTCTGCGGTGTTTATTATATTTATTTTATATCTTTCTATAAAAAAAGAGCTATATCAAGTAAATAATAAAGCAGTGACATATGCATTTAAAGATGCCCTGACAGGTCTGAATAACCGTCACTATTTGAATAATTTTTTAGAAAATTTTACATCTTTGCGTAAAGAAGATACTGATTTTGCTGTGGTCTTTATAGATATAGACAGATTTAAGCTTATCAATGATTCTCTTGGTCACTCAACTGGAGACTGTATATTAAAAAGTCTTGCTCTGAGTCTGCAGTCACTTATCAGACCAGGAGATACACTCTGTCGTTATGGCGGAGAAGAGTTTGTTATTATCTTTACAGAAATCTATAAACAAGATGTCTTACGTAAAGTAGAACAGATAAGAGAGAGCATAGAGAGAAGAACTTTTGAGTGCAAAGAGCAAAAGATTACGATTTCAGCCGGAATAAGTTTTGGTTTAAGAGACGATGACATAAATGAAGTAATGGAACACTCTGATAAAGCACTGTATATGGCTAAAGATGCAGGAAGAAACTGCGTTAAAGTATTTAACTTAACTCAGTGA
- a CDS encoding NifS family cysteine desulfurase, translating to MQVYLDNNATTMVDPLVVETMQPFFSELYGNPNSLHKFGTASHPALSKAIDQVYTALNASDKDDIVFTSCATESNNWVLQSVFTDLVVNGDKNHIVTTEVEHPSILATCKFLEDQGAKVTYLPVNDQGIVEAHTVRSFITDKTALVTVMWASNETGMVFPIKEIGDICKEKGVLFHSDAVQAIGKIPVDLQAVNVDFVSMSAHKFHGPKGVGALYIKDSQKLTPLMHGGEHMGGRRSGTLNVPYIVGMGKAIELATANIEETARKIREKRDRLEDSILELSDTFVVGDRENRTPNTILISIKGVEGEGMLWDLNNGQIGASTGSACASADLEANTVMLAIGADSELAHTGIRLSLSRFTTDAEIDYTISHFKNAVGRLRAISSSFAIQKPTEGGEVKECELHHH from the coding sequence ATGCAAGTTTATTTAGACAATAATGCTACAACAATGGTAGATCCTTTAGTTGTAGAAACAATGCAACCATTCTTTAGTGAGCTGTATGGTAATCCTAACTCACTTCATAAGTTTGGAACAGCATCGCATCCTGCTTTAAGTAAAGCAATAGATCAAGTTTATACAGCACTAAATGCAAGTGATAAAGATGATATCGTATTCACATCATGTGCAACAGAGTCAAATAACTGGGTTCTTCAATCTGTATTTACAGACCTAGTTGTAAATGGAGATAAAAACCACATCGTAACTACTGAGGTTGAACATCCATCAATTCTTGCTACATGTAAATTTTTAGAAGATCAAGGTGCAAAAGTTACATATCTTCCGGTAAATGACCAAGGTATAGTAGAAGCACATACAGTTCGTAGTTTTATTACAGATAAAACAGCTTTAGTTACTGTAATGTGGGCTTCAAATGAGACAGGTATGGTTTTTCCTATTAAAGAGATTGGCGATATCTGTAAAGAAAAAGGTGTTCTTTTTCACTCAGATGCTGTTCAAGCCATTGGTAAAATACCTGTAGATTTACAAGCAGTAAATGTTGACTTCGTTTCAATGTCTGCTCATAAGTTCCATGGTCCAAAAGGTGTAGGGGCTCTTTATATTAAAGACTCTCAAAAACTTACTCCACTAATGCACGGTGGTGAGCACATGGGTGGTCGCCGTTCAGGTACACTGAACGTTCCTTATATTGTTGGTATGGGTAAAGCTATTGAGCTTGCCACTGCAAACATTGAAGAGACAGCTCGTAAGATTAGAGAAAAAAGAGATCGTTTAGAAGACTCTATCTTAGAGCTTAGCGATACTTTTGTAGTTGGTGATAGAGAAAATCGTACACCAAATACTATCCTTATATCTATTAAAGGTGTTGAGGGTGAAGGTATGCTTTGGGATTTGAACAATGGTCAAATCGGTGCATCTACAGGTTCAGCATGTGCAAGTGCAGATTTAGAAGCGAATACTGTTATGCTTGCAATCGGAGCAGATAGCGAATTAGCTCACACTGGAATCAGACTAAGCCTTAGTCGTTTTACAACAGATGCTGAGATTGATTATACTATTAGTCATTTTAAAAATGCGGTTGGAAGACTTAGAGCAATTTCTAGTTCATTCGCAATTCAGAAACCAACAGAAGGTGGAGAAGTTAAAGAATGCGAACTTCACCATCACTAA
- a CDS encoding iron-sulfur cluster assembly scaffold protein NifU, whose product MAKADMLGASLWDAYSNKVTTLMNNPQHQGEIFEADAEGRGNKLIVADFGAESCGDAVRLYWEIDPANDKIVNSKFKSFGCGTAIASSDVMTELCIGKTVQEAVKITNIDVEMALRDTPDVPAVPPQKMHCSVMAYDVIKKAAGLYMGVDAESFEEEIIVCECARVSLNTLREVIRLNDLKTIEQITDYTKAGGFCKSCIKPGGHEAREWYLVDILADTRKEMDEEKMKAAADAGASGDFASMTLVQQIKAVDAVIDESVRQFLVMDGGDMEVIDIKKGDEYIDIYIRYLGACNGCASSSTGTLYAIESTLKEKLSKNIRVLPI is encoded by the coding sequence ATGGCAAAAGCAGATATGTTAGGAGCATCTTTATGGGATGCTTATTCAAATAAAGTAACAACGCTTATGAATAACCCTCAGCACCAAGGTGAGATTTTTGAGGCAGATGCAGAGGGACGCGGTAATAAGTTAATTGTTGCTGATTTCGGTGCAGAGTCTTGTGGTGATGCGGTTCGTTTATACTGGGAAATAGATCCTGCAAACGATAAGATTGTAAATTCAAAATTCAAATCTTTTGGCTGTGGTACAGCTATCGCATCTTCTGATGTAATGACTGAACTTTGTATTGGTAAAACAGTACAAGAAGCTGTAAAGATTACAAATATTGATGTTGAGATGGCTCTTCGTGATACTCCAGATGTTCCTGCAGTTCCACCTCAAAAAATGCACTGTTCAGTTATGGCTTACGATGTTATTAAAAAAGCGGCTGGTCTTTACATGGGCGTAGATGCTGAGAGTTTTGAAGAAGAGATCATTGTTTGTGAATGTGCTCGTGTTAGTCTGAATACTCTTAGAGAGGTTATTCGTCTTAATGATCTTAAAACTATTGAGCAGATTACTGACTATACAAAAGCCGGTGGATTCTGTAAAAGCTGTATCAAGCCTGGTGGTCACGAAGCTAGAGAGTGGTACTTAGTAGATATCTTAGCCGATACTCGTAAAGAGATGGATGAAGAGAAAATGAAAGCTGCTGCTGATGCAGGTGCATCTGGAGATTTCGCTAGTATGACTTTAGTTCAGCAGATAAAAGCAGTAGATGCTGTAATTGATGAGAGTGTTCGCCAGTTCCTAGTTATGGATGGTGGAGATATGGAAGTAATTGACATTAAAAAAGGTGATGAGTATATTGATATTTATATCCGTTACTTAGGTGCTTGTAATGGTTGTGCTTCTTCTTCAACAGGTACACTTTATGCAATCGAATCAACTCTTAAAGAGAAACTTTCTAAAAACATTCGCGTTCTACCTATTTAG
- a CDS encoding DUF6781 family protein, with product MDLEKLNSDLTSSYNHRFKSVDKRVAHIMNHLSDDLNIQINDLNLHEIKTIATTILDIETLALKSDVESLLAQKELIERNLEKKSEELQQSKYNVFNAIETQLESKNEALSKLHQVKLQSIDLYDFLSEMVESAIITALEKDTDGDIKETTQEVIKDITFEAIKEGSLNTIRIRKILSTILHSAVDIAEASPTKADDILNATLHGMRSGLIRSIDRFKKRLAYMPVEAKHILIEDYDTIMEDLNQTDTLFSQVVQTQASENTQEIRKILLDINKDMHYDLEELVHISKETADVMRERFSSFAKTAVKKADTALKSEAAQEAKRMGKQAWGVAKTALGSAIKTAKGAIDNKDK from the coding sequence ATGGATTTAGAGAAATTAAATAGTGATTTGACAAGCTCGTACAATCATAGATTTAAAAGTGTTGATAAGAGAGTAGCACACATAATGAATCATTTAAGCGATGATTTAAATATCCAGATAAATGATTTAAATCTTCACGAGATTAAAACTATTGCCACAACTATCTTAGATATTGAAACTCTTGCTCTAAAGAGTGATGTTGAATCTCTTTTAGCACAAAAAGAGCTTATTGAGAGAAATTTAGAAAAAAAATCTGAAGAACTTCAGCAGTCAAAATACAATGTTTTTAATGCAATAGAAACTCAACTAGAAAGTAAAAATGAAGCACTATCTAAACTTCATCAAGTTAAACTGCAATCTATAGACTTGTATGATTTTCTTAGTGAAATGGTTGAATCTGCAATCATTACTGCTCTTGAGAAAGATACTGATGGAGATATAAAAGAGACAACTCAAGAGGTAATAAAAGATATAACTTTTGAAGCTATAAAAGAGGGTTCTTTAAATACTATCAGAATAAGAAAAATATTATCAACAATACTACACTCAGCAGTAGATATTGCAGAAGCCTCGCCGACAAAAGCTGACGATATCTTAAATGCAACTCTTCATGGTATGAGAAGTGGTCTTATACGCTCTATTGATAGATTCAAAAAGAGATTAGCATACATGCCTGTAGAAGCGAAACATATCCTGATTGAAGACTATGATACTATTATGGAAGATTTAAATCAAACAGATACTCTTTTCTCTCAAGTTGTTCAGACTCAAGCCAGTGAAAATACACAAGAGATAAGAAAAATACTTCTTGATATCAACAAAGATATGCACTATGATTTAGAAGAGTTGGTACATATTTCTAAAGAGACTGCGGATGTTATGAGAGAGAGATTCTCATCATTTGCAAAAACAGCTGTTAAGAAGGCAGATACGGCTCTAAAATCTGAAGCGGCACAAGAAGCTAAGAGAATGGGTAAACAAGCCTGGGGAGTAGCTAAGACTGCTCTAGGGAGTGCAATAAAAACTGCTAAGGGTGCAATAGATAATAAAGATAAATAA
- a CDS encoding 2OG-Fe(II) oxygenase, producing MNQAIYSKITDALVDDGYIVIENAISKNLSHLLLQDAKIESNFRRAGISNFPALHIDTNRRRDKIHWLDDDGSVRSEFLAFADGLKEYLNKTLFLVLTYYESHYAIYNTGDFYETHVDAFKNSVNRVVTTVYYLNEGWREGDGGELVIYDEHNNFLKKVPPKANTLVVFLSEKFPHEVLPAIKKRYSIAGWFRVDKVA from the coding sequence ATGAACCAAGCTATATATTCAAAAATAACAGATGCCTTAGTCGATGATGGATATATAGTAATAGAAAATGCTATAAGTAAAAATCTCTCACACCTGCTTTTACAAGATGCAAAAATAGAAAGTAACTTTAGAAGAGCAGGCATCTCAAACTTCCCTGCATTGCATATAGATACAAATAGAAGACGAGATAAGATTCATTGGTTAGATGATGATGGCTCGGTACGAAGTGAATTTTTAGCTTTTGCTGATGGACTTAAAGAGTATCTGAATAAGACACTTTTTTTAGTGTTGACATATTATGAAAGTCACTATGCTATATATAATACAGGAGATTTTTACGAGACTCACGTAGATGCTTTTAAAAACTCTGTAAATCGCGTTGTAACCACTGTTTATTACCTAAATGAAGGATGGAGAGAGGGAGATGGCGGAGAGTTGGTTATATATGATGAGCATAATAATTTTTTAAAAAAAGTGCCTCCTAAAGCAAATACTTTAGTTGTCTTTTTGAGTGAGAAGTTTCCACATGAAGTTTTACCAGCTATAAAAAAAAGATACTCTATAGCCGGCTGGTTCAGGGTAGATAAGGTAGCGTAA
- the mobA gene encoding molybdenum cofactor guanylyltransferase MobA: protein MLNIPCVVFAGGKSSRMGEDKSLLPFAGFNTLTEFQLSRLKKIFKNVYISCKEKSKFDFEASFIEDVKTAQTFAPTAGFVAIYKELKEDSFFALSVDAPFVGQKEIQKIIDADKQDIDATIAKTEFGIQPMCGIYHRSLENEFSKMLENDNHKLGFLLKSSKTTFVNFDDEKPFLNLNHPHEYEEALKLI, encoded by the coding sequence ATGCTAAATATTCCATGTGTCGTCTTTGCAGGTGGCAAAAGCAGCAGAATGGGAGAAGATAAGTCTCTTCTTCCTTTTGCCGGTTTCAACACTCTCACAGAATTTCAACTCTCTCGCTTAAAAAAAATCTTTAAAAACGTATATATCTCATGTAAAGAAAAAAGCAAGTTTGATTTTGAAGCTTCATTTATTGAAGACGTAAAAACTGCTCAAACATTCGCTCCAACTGCCGGATTTGTTGCTATATATAAAGAGCTAAAAGAGGACTCATTTTTTGCACTCAGTGTAGATGCTCCTTTTGTAGGTCAAAAAGAAATACAAAAAATTATAGATGCGGATAAGCAGGATATAGATGCGACAATAGCTAAAACAGAGTTTGGCATTCAGCCTATGTGCGGCATTTATCACCGTTCACTTGAGAATGAATTTTCCAAGATGCTAGAAAATGACAATCATAAACTTGGTTTTTTGTTAAAATCATCAAAGACTACTTTCGTAAATTTTGATGATGAAAAGCCTTTTCTAAATCTAAACCACCCACACGAGTATGAAGAAGCCCTAAAACTTATATAA
- a CDS encoding 3-isopropylmalate dehydratase large subunit, translating into MAQTITEKIFSEHVGREVFAGEIIRSNIDMVIGNDITTPISISAFNLSGAEKLANPDGFSIVLDHFIPAKDIASANQARISRDFAKKHKLKNFFDEKDMGIEHALLPEKGLIVPGDVIIGADSHTCTHGALGAFSTGMGSTDLAFAMISGGNWFKVPESIKVNLSGKPGKYTTGKDIILEIIRMIGVDGALYKTLEFTGSTIEHLNMDDRFSMCNMAIEAGAKSGIVAYDDITKEFLADKDLAREPKIHYSDADAAYVQVLDINVAELEPVIAYPFLPSNGHSITQAVKDKIKIDQAFIGSCTNGRLGDLKTAAEILDGKKVHEDVRLIVTPGTQKILKEAYRLGYMDIIIDAGGVVSNPTCGACLGGYMGILGDNEVAVSTTNRNFVGRMGSRSSKVYLANSAVAAISAITGYITDPR; encoded by the coding sequence ATGGCTCAAACTATAACAGAGAAAATATTTTCAGAGCATGTTGGAAGAGAAGTTTTTGCTGGAGAAATCATCCGATCAAACATAGACATGGTTATTGGAAATGACATTACTACACCAATATCTATCAGTGCTTTTAATCTAAGTGGAGCAGAGAAGCTTGCAAATCCAGATGGATTTTCTATTGTTCTTGATCACTTTATTCCTGCAAAAGATATAGCATCTGCTAACCAAGCTAGAATTTCTCGTGACTTTGCAAAAAAACATAAACTAAAAAACTTTTTTGATGAAAAAGATATGGGAATCGAACATGCGCTTCTACCGGAGAAAGGGCTTATTGTTCCAGGTGATGTAATCATCGGTGCAGATTCACATACTTGTACTCACGGTGCACTAGGTGCATTTTCAACTGGTATGGGTTCAACTGACTTAGCCTTTGCAATGATTAGTGGCGGGAACTGGTTTAAAGTTCCTGAATCTATAAAAGTAAACCTAAGTGGAAAACCTGGCAAATACACTACTGGTAAAGACATCATCTTGGAGATTATCCGTATGATTGGTGTTGACGGTGCACTTTATAAGACTTTAGAATTTACTGGTAGCACAATAGAGCATTTAAACATGGATGACAGATTTTCTATGTGTAACATGGCTATAGAAGCAGGTGCTAAGAGTGGGATAGTTGCTTATGATGACATCACAAAAGAGTTCTTAGCAGATAAGGATTTAGCTCGCGAACCTAAGATTCATTACTCAGATGCGGATGCAGCTTATGTTCAAGTTTTAGATATAAATGTTGCGGAGCTTGAACCTGTAATTGCTTACCCGTTCTTACCATCAAATGGTCACTCAATCACTCAAGCAGTTAAAGATAAGATCAAAATAGACCAGGCATTTATAGGGAGCTGTACAAATGGTCGCTTAGGTGATCTTAAGACTGCTGCTGAAATTTTAGACGGTAAAAAAGTTCACGAGGATGTTCGTCTTATTGTAACACCTGGAACTCAAAAGATTCTAAAAGAAGCGTACAGACTTGGCTATATGGACATTATCATAGATGCAGGTGGAGTTGTTTCAAACCCAACTTGTGGAGCATGTCTTGGTGGATATATGGGAATACTTGGAGATAACGAGGTTGCTGTTTCTACAACAAATCGAAACTTTGTAGGTCGCATGGGCTCTAGAAGTTCAAAAGTATATTTAGCAAACTCTGCTGTTGCTGCAATTTCTGCTATTACTGGTTATATCACAGATCCGAGATAA
- a CDS encoding OmpA family protein, translating into MKKLLLIPALLLGNVAIATDYNFEITPLIGYNVAEGNIDLDNYATFGAEIQYNGLNSIIKPELSVLYSKANYSTNTLPSNADTDVWRVALNGVYEYKKIGSVIPLAKAGIGYETMDGGSYTGQTGNADSVFLDTGVGAKIPFNDMIALKLEALYMLKYNDNRYDNNLAVLAGLNIAFGEKAQKAAPVKEEPAPVVAAVVVDGDDDKDGVLNSVDKCPATAAGKTVNDEGCFIDGDDDNDGVLNSVDACLTTAVGKTVDAKGCEIDGDDDKDGVLNSKDICPNTPIGDAVNSDGCPAKITLHVKFENNSDVVNTSSYDIIEKYADFLNNYSSYSAKIIGYTDSKGSANYNQKLSEKRANAIKSMLLEKGVPADRLSSVGMGESNPVADNSTKEGRAQNRRIEAELTKK; encoded by the coding sequence ATGAAAAAACTACTACTAATCCCAGCTCTTTTGCTAGGTAATGTAGCAATCGCTACAGATTACAACTTCGAGATCACTCCTCTAATCGGCTATAACGTAGCTGAGGGCAATATCGATTTGGATAACTATGCAACTTTTGGTGCAGAGATTCAATACAATGGTCTTAATTCTATCATCAAGCCTGAGCTCTCTGTTTTATACTCTAAAGCAAACTACAGCACTAACACACTCCCAAGTAATGCAGATACTGATGTATGGCGCGTCGCTTTAAATGGTGTTTATGAGTATAAAAAAATTGGATCTGTAATTCCACTTGCTAAAGCTGGTATAGGATATGAGACTATGGATGGTGGTAGCTACACTGGACAGACTGGTAATGCCGATAGCGTATTCTTAGATACTGGAGTTGGTGCTAAAATTCCTTTTAACGACATGATTGCTTTAAAACTAGAAGCACTTTATATGCTTAAATATAATGACAATAGATATGACAATAACTTAGCTGTTCTAGCTGGTCTAAATATTGCATTTGGGGAAAAAGCTCAAAAAGCGGCACCAGTTAAAGAAGAGCCTGCACCTGTTGTTGCAGCCGTAGTGGTTGATGGTGATGATGACAAAGACGGTGTTTTAAACTCTGTTGACAAGTGCCCAGCAACTGCTGCCGGCAAAACAGTTAATGATGAGGGTTGTTTCATCGATGGCGATGATGACAATGACGGTGTTTTAAACTCTGTGGACGCATGTTTAACTACTGCTGTTGGAAAAACTGTTGATGCTAAGGGTTGTGAAATTGACGGAGATGATGATAAAGATGGTGTTCTAAACTCTAAAGATATCTGTCCAAACACTCCAATTGGTGACGCTGTAAACAGTGATGGATGTCCTGCTAAAATAACTCTTCATGTTAAGTTTGAAAACAACTCTGATGTTGTAAACACAAGCTCATATGATATCATTGAAAAATATGCAGATTTTTTAAATAACTACAGCTCATACAGTGCCAAAATTATCGGTTATACAGATAGCAAAGGAAGTGCAAACTACAACCAGAAGTTATCTGAAAAAAGAGCTAACGCTATTAAAAGCATGCTACTTGAAAAAGGTGTACCAGCTGATAGATTATCTTCAGTAGGAATGGGTGAAAGCAATCCTGTTGCAGACAATTCTACAAAAGAAGGTCGTGCACAAAACAGACGTATCGAAGCTGAGTTAACTAAAAAGTAA
- a CDS encoding DUF302 domain-containing protein, whose translation MNILKNILSIIGGIIIVGMLVAFVKFDLADKMSKASKLDPKAMGAYMTMFDAVLTSGKSADAMVRRVKINSDVSTEDVIESMKSIAGDANMLQVGDSRMADEYDHAGKRQRYIRILHYCAPNIAKTFIDYSVAYGAFMPCRILIVEDDKGDRWLVTMAMELMLFGGHTLPPEMMKKAEHVRDTMYKMMDLGAKGDF comes from the coding sequence ATGAATATATTAAAAAATATTTTAAGTATTATAGGTGGAATCATAATTGTAGGAATGCTTGTGGCATTTGTAAAGTTTGACTTAGCTGATAAAATGAGCAAAGCCTCAAAACTAGATCCTAAGGCTATGGGTGCATATATGACAATGTTTGATGCTGTACTTACTAGTGGTAAATCTGCAGATGCAATGGTAAGACGTGTAAAAATAAACTCGGATGTAAGTACGGAAGATGTTATTGAATCTATGAAGAGTATAGCTGGTGATGCAAATATGCTTCAAGTTGGTGATTCTAGAATGGCTGATGAATATGACCACGCAGGTAAAAGACAAAGATACATTAGAATACTTCACTATTGTGCTCCAAATATTGCTAAAACATTTATTGACTACTCAGTAGCATATGGTGCATTTATGCCTTGTAGAATTCTTATAGTTGAAGATGACAAAGGTGATCGATGGCTAGTTACAATGGCTATGGAACTTATGCTTTTTGGTGGACATACGCTGCCTCCTGAAATGATGAAAAAAGCTGAACATGTAAGAGATACAATGTATAAAATGATGGATTTAGGTGCTAAGGGCGATTTCTAG
- the moaC gene encoding cyclic pyranopterin monophosphate synthase MoaC, translated as MNLTHLDENQRPKMVDVSDKSQTTRVAVASGIIEMSQDAYDAIVSEKTKKGPVLQTAVIAAIMGVKKTSDLIPMCHPLNLSGINCDVEELPELPGFKLSVTAKLTGQTGVEMEALTGTSIGLLTIYDMVKAIDKGMIIRNVQLEEKSGGKSGDFKR; from the coding sequence ATGAACCTAACTCACCTTGATGAAAATCAAAGACCAAAAATGGTCGACGTATCCGACAAAAGTCAAACCACAAGAGTTGCAGTTGCATCTGGTATAATTGAAATGAGCCAAGATGCTTACGATGCAATAGTAAGTGAAAAAACTAAAAAAGGTCCAGTTCTTCAAACTGCTGTTATCGCTGCGATTATGGGTGTTAAAAAGACTAGTGATCTTATTCCTATGTGTCATCCATTAAATCTTAGCGGGATTAACTGTGATGTAGAAGAGTTACCAGAACTTCCAGGTTTTAAACTAAGTGTTACAGCTAAACTAACAGGACAAACCGGTGTTGAGATGGAAGCCCTAACTGGAACAAGTATAGGTCTTTTAACGATTTACGATATGGTTAAAGCAATAGATAAAGGCATGATTATAAGAAACGTGCAACTAGAAGAAAAATCAGGAGGTAAAAGTGGAGATTTTAAACGATAG